A window of Dickeya zeae NCPPB 2538 contains these coding sequences:
- the dppD gene encoding dipeptide ABC transporter ATP-binding protein yields the protein MALLNVEKLSVHFGDEGLPFRAVDRISYQVEQGQVVGIVGESGSGKSVSSLAIMGLIDFPGKVMAERLEFNQRDLQTLSDRERRQLVGAEVAMIFQDPMTSLNPCYTVGFQIMEAIKVHQGGNRKTRRQRAIDLLNQVGIPDPESRLDVYPHQLSGGMSQRVMIAMAIACRPKLLIADEPTTALDVTIQAQIIELLLELQQKENMALILITHDLALVAEAAHHIIVMYAGQVVESGKAADIFRAPRHPYTQALLRALPEFAVDKSRLASLPGVVPGKYDRPQGCLLNPRCPYASDSCRQEEPEMRDIPGRQVKCHTPLDDAGRPTV from the coding sequence ATGGCGTTACTCAATGTAGAGAAACTGTCGGTGCATTTTGGCGATGAGGGGCTGCCGTTTCGTGCGGTAGACCGCATCAGCTATCAGGTGGAACAAGGACAGGTGGTCGGCATCGTCGGCGAGTCCGGTTCCGGCAAATCCGTCAGTTCACTGGCGATCATGGGGTTGATTGATTTCCCCGGTAAAGTGATGGCCGAACGGCTGGAGTTTAACCAGCGTGATTTACAGACGCTCTCCGACAGGGAGCGACGTCAGCTGGTGGGTGCGGAAGTGGCGATGATCTTCCAGGACCCGATGACCAGCCTCAACCCCTGCTACACCGTGGGTTTCCAGATTATGGAAGCCATCAAGGTGCATCAGGGTGGCAACCGTAAAACCCGCCGTCAGCGGGCGATTGACCTGCTCAACCAGGTAGGTATTCCTGACCCGGAATCCCGGCTGGATGTGTATCCGCACCAGCTGTCGGGCGGGATGAGCCAGCGTGTGATGATTGCTATGGCGATCGCCTGTCGGCCGAAGCTGTTGATCGCAGACGAACCGACGACCGCGCTGGATGTGACCATTCAGGCGCAGATCATCGAACTGCTGCTGGAGTTGCAGCAGAAAGAGAACATGGCGCTGATCCTGATCACCCACGATCTGGCGTTAGTGGCGGAAGCGGCGCACCACATTATCGTGATGTACGCCGGGCAGGTGGTGGAGTCCGGTAAAGCGGCGGATATTTTCCGCGCACCGCGTCACCCCTATACCCAGGCACTGCTGCGTGCGTTGCCGGAATTCGCGGTCGACAAGTCTCGTCTGGCATCGCTGCCGGGCGTGGTACCGGGTAAGTATGACCGACCGCAGGGCTGTCTGCTTAATCCGCGCTGTCCGTACGCCAGCGATAGTTGCCGTCAGGAAGAGCCTGAGATGCGGGATATCCCCGGTCGTCAGGTGAAATGTCACACACCGCTGGATGATGCGGGGAGGCCAACCGTATGA
- the dppB gene encoding dipeptide ABC transporter permease DppB encodes MLQFILRRLGLVIPTFIGITLLTFAFVHLIPGDPVMIMAGERGISPERHAQLMAELGLDKPLWEQYVHYIYGVLHGDLGMSLKSRIPVWDEFVPRFKATLELGTCAMIFAVIVGIPVGVLAAVKRGSVFDHTAVSIALTGYSMPIFWWGMMLIMLVSVHFNLTPVSGRVGDTVFLDDSLPLTGFMLIDTLIWGAEGDFKDAVMHMVLPAVVLGTIPLAVIVRMTRSAMLEVLGEDYIRTARAKGLSRLRVIVVHALRNAMLPVVTVIGLQVGTMLAGAILTETIFSWPGLGRWLIDALQRRDYPVVQGGVLLVATMIILVNLLVDVLYGVVNPRIRHKK; translated from the coding sequence ATGTTGCAGTTCATACTCCGTCGTTTGGGGCTGGTTATCCCAACGTTTATCGGTATTACCCTACTGACTTTCGCTTTCGTGCACCTGATCCCCGGCGACCCGGTAATGATCATGGCAGGAGAGCGTGGTATTTCCCCAGAGCGTCACGCGCAGTTGATGGCGGAGCTTGGCCTGGACAAGCCGCTCTGGGAGCAATACGTCCACTATATCTACGGCGTGCTACACGGTGATTTGGGCATGTCCCTGAAAAGCCGCATCCCGGTCTGGGATGAATTCGTGCCGCGTTTCAAGGCCACGCTGGAGCTGGGTACTTGCGCGATGATTTTCGCGGTGATCGTCGGTATTCCGGTCGGGGTACTGGCGGCGGTCAAGCGCGGTTCCGTGTTCGACCATACGGCTGTCAGCATCGCGCTGACCGGTTATTCCATGCCGATTTTCTGGTGGGGCATGATGCTTATCATGCTGGTGTCGGTGCATTTTAACCTGACGCCGGTGTCCGGCCGGGTAGGCGACACTGTGTTCCTGGACGATTCCCTGCCACTGACCGGTTTTATGCTGATCGATACCTTGATTTGGGGTGCGGAAGGCGACTTCAAAGACGCGGTGATGCACATGGTGCTGCCAGCCGTTGTGCTCGGCACTATTCCACTGGCGGTGATTGTGCGTATGACGCGTTCAGCGATGCTGGAAGTGTTGGGCGAGGACTATATCCGTACCGCGCGCGCCAAGGGCTTGAGCCGTCTGCGGGTCATCGTGGTACATGCGTTGCGTAACGCGATGCTGCCGGTGGTGACGGTGATTGGCTTGCAGGTCGGCACCATGCTGGCTGGGGCCATCCTCACAGAAACCATTTTCTCCTGGCCGGGGTTGGGCCGCTGGTTGATAGACGCGTTGCAGCGTCGTGACTACCCGGTGGTGCAAGGCGGGGTATTGCTGGTTGCCACCATGATCATTTTGGTGAACCTGCTGGTGGATGTGCTCTACGGCGTGGTGAACCCGCGCATTCGGCATAAGAAATAA
- the dppC gene encoding dipeptide ABC transporter permease DppC — protein MTHVTESAATAAPKPMTPLQEFWHYFKRNKGAVVGLVYIILMLVIAIGASVLAPHAPAEQFRDALLKPPVWQEGGSWQYLLGTDDVGRDVLSRLMYGARLSLLVGCLVVVMSLVLGIIFGLLAGYFGGTVDAAIMRLVDIMLALPSLLLALVLVAIFGPSIVNASLALTFVSLPHYVRLTRAAVLVEVNRDYVTASRVAGAGALRQMFVNIFPNCLAPLIVQASMGFSNAILDMAALGFLGMGAQPPTPEWGTMLSDVLQFAQSAWWVVTFPGLAILLTVLAFNLMGDGLRDALDPKLKQ, from the coding sequence ATGACTCACGTTACCGAATCCGCAGCAACGGCTGCGCCGAAGCCCATGACCCCGTTGCAGGAGTTCTGGCACTACTTTAAACGTAACAAAGGCGCGGTTGTCGGCCTGGTTTACATCATTTTGATGCTGGTGATAGCGATCGGTGCCAGCGTACTGGCTCCGCACGCACCGGCTGAACAGTTCCGTGACGCGCTGCTTAAACCGCCGGTTTGGCAGGAAGGTGGCAGTTGGCAGTACCTTCTGGGAACTGACGATGTGGGCCGTGACGTGCTGTCGCGTCTGATGTACGGCGCGCGTCTGTCGCTGCTGGTGGGCTGTCTGGTGGTGGTGATGTCGCTTGTCCTCGGCATCATTTTCGGGCTGCTGGCCGGTTACTTTGGCGGTACGGTTGATGCGGCCATCATGCGTCTGGTCGATATCATGCTGGCGCTGCCGAGCCTGTTGCTGGCGCTGGTACTGGTGGCCATTTTCGGCCCGTCTATCGTCAATGCCTCGCTGGCGCTGACCTTCGTGTCGCTACCGCACTATGTACGTCTGACCCGTGCCGCCGTGCTGGTGGAAGTGAACCGCGATTACGTGACTGCCTCGCGCGTGGCAGGTGCCGGTGCGCTGCGTCAGATGTTCGTTAACATTTTCCCTAACTGTCTGGCACCGTTGATCGTGCAGGCATCGATGGGTTTTTCCAACGCCATTCTTGATATGGCTGCGCTTGGGTTCCTCGGCATGGGCGCACAGCCGCCTACGCCAGAATGGGGCACCATGCTCTCCGACGTGCTGCAGTTTGCGCAGAGCGCCTGGTGGGTGGTGACGTTCCCCGGTCTGGCGATTCTGCTGACGGTATTGGCATTTAACCTGATGGGGGACGGCCTGCGTGATGCTCTCGACCCCAAACTCAAGCAGTAA